One region of Carya illinoinensis cultivar Pawnee chromosome 8, C.illinoinensisPawnee_v1, whole genome shotgun sequence genomic DNA includes:
- the LOC122274777 gene encoding SKP1-like protein 1B isoform X1: MADASATMMKLRLRSVESNQTHRIEVPPRSTLQQLQETLSQSISSSSSSSLHISLNRKDELQGYSPEASLHSLGITSGDLLYFTFDPAGSSSPIQTQVSKRLISIETMSSSKKITLKSSDGVLFQVDEAVALVSQTIKDMIENGCAIEDGIPLPNVTSKILEKVIAYCKVHVGAANSEDRTSEDDLKAWDADFVWVDKATLFHLILAANYLNIKSLLDLTTQTAADIIKGKTAEGIREFFNMESDATAEEQEVNRLAEIRLQEEKIFLQNIFFYKMKDIVMPLNKHWSERQQMPLNKHWSERQQIST; this comes from the exons ATGGCTGATGCAAGTGCAACCATGATGAAACTGAGACTTAGATCCGTCGAATCCAACCAAACCCACAGAATCGAAGTTCCCCCACGTTCTACTCTCCAACAACTTCAAGAAACCCTCTCTCAATCAatctcctcttcctcttcctcttctcttcaTATCTCTCTCAATCGCAAGGACGAGCTCCAGGGCTACTCACCCGAGGCATCCCTGCACTCCCTTGGAATTACCTCAGGTGACCTTCTCTATTTCACCTTCGATCCCGCCGGCTCCTCTTCTCCAATCCAAACCCAG GTTAGCAAACGTCTCATTTCGATCGAAACCATGTCGTCGTCGAAGAAGATCACCCTGAAGAGTTCCGATGGCGTGCTCTTCCAGGTCGACGAGGCTGTGGCTCTCGTGTCTCAGACCATCAAGGACATGATAGAGAACGGTTGCGCAATCGAAGATGGCATCCCTCTTCCCAACGTGACAAGCAAGATCTTGGAGAAGGTCATCGCGTACTGCAAGGTGCACGTCGGAGCTGCCAACTCTGAGGACCGCACCTCCGAAGATGATCTCAAGGCCTGGGACGCCGACTTCGTCTGGGTTGACAAGGCCActctcttccatctcattctg GCTGCAAACTATTTGAACATCAAAAGCCTCCTGGATCTGACAACCCAGACTGCGGCGGACATCATCAAGGGAAAGACCGCAGAGGGGATCCGTGAGTTCTTTAACATGGAGAGTGACGCTACCGCGGAGGAACAGGAAGTGAATCGTCTGGCAGAGATTCGTCTTCAGGAGGagaaaatttttcttcaaaatatttttttttataaaatgaaggATATTGTT ATGCCTTTAAACAAACACTGGTCAGAAAGACAGCAGATGCCTTTAAACAAACACTGGTCAGAAAGACAGCAGATTTCAACATGA
- the LOC122274777 gene encoding SKP1-like protein 1A isoform X2 has protein sequence MADASATMMKLRLRSVESNQTHRIEVPPRSTLQQLQETLSQSISSSSSSSLHISLNRKDELQGYSPEASLHSLGITSGDLLYFTFDPAGSSSPIQTQVSKRLISIETMSSSKKITLKSSDGVLFQVDEAVALVSQTIKDMIENGCAIEDGIPLPNVTSKILEKVIAYCKVHVGAANSEDRTSEDDLKAWDADFVWVDKATLFHLILAANYLNIKSLLDLTTQTAADIIKGKTAEGIREFFNMESDATAEEQEVNRLAEIRLQEEKIFLQNIFFYKMKDIVYGSASVLVAASLQTKLGFSSILL, from the exons ATGGCTGATGCAAGTGCAACCATGATGAAACTGAGACTTAGATCCGTCGAATCCAACCAAACCCACAGAATCGAAGTTCCCCCACGTTCTACTCTCCAACAACTTCAAGAAACCCTCTCTCAATCAatctcctcttcctcttcctcttctcttcaTATCTCTCTCAATCGCAAGGACGAGCTCCAGGGCTACTCACCCGAGGCATCCCTGCACTCCCTTGGAATTACCTCAGGTGACCTTCTCTATTTCACCTTCGATCCCGCCGGCTCCTCTTCTCCAATCCAAACCCAG GTTAGCAAACGTCTCATTTCGATCGAAACCATGTCGTCGTCGAAGAAGATCACCCTGAAGAGTTCCGATGGCGTGCTCTTCCAGGTCGACGAGGCTGTGGCTCTCGTGTCTCAGACCATCAAGGACATGATAGAGAACGGTTGCGCAATCGAAGATGGCATCCCTCTTCCCAACGTGACAAGCAAGATCTTGGAGAAGGTCATCGCGTACTGCAAGGTGCACGTCGGAGCTGCCAACTCTGAGGACCGCACCTCCGAAGATGATCTCAAGGCCTGGGACGCCGACTTCGTCTGGGTTGACAAGGCCActctcttccatctcattctg GCTGCAAACTATTTGAACATCAAAAGCCTCCTGGATCTGACAACCCAGACTGCGGCGGACATCATCAAGGGAAAGACCGCAGAGGGGATCCGTGAGTTCTTTAACATGGAGAGTGACGCTACCGCGGAGGAACAGGAAGTGAATCGTCTGGCAGAGATTCGTCTTCAGGAGGagaaaatttttcttcaaaatatttttttttataaaatgaaggATATTGTT tATGGTAGTGCTTCTGTTCTTGTGGCTGCATCTCTGCAGACAAAGTTAGGATTTTCCTCCATCCTTCTGTAA